From Chrysemys picta bellii isolate R12L10 chromosome 1, ASM1138683v2, whole genome shotgun sequence:
GCGTTTCAGCTGCTCGTAGGTCACAAACATCACCACGTTCCAGGATCCCAGCCGCAGGAACGAGGGCATGAACCTAGAGCCAGCGAGAGGGGAGAAGAATCACAGCTAGTTCCGTGGGTTGAGACTGCTCAGATCTCTGCCTGTGGTTCACTCCCCCACACGTGGGGCAGCCCCAGGAGGAGATAAGCCAGCGAGAGTGATGTTGATATGAATTAAAGTGCTGCTTCCGCAGGGAACGGGACACCTGGATTTGTCAGATCAGTGTCACCTATGTGTGCAGTTCAGCTGCAGACAGACTAGAACAGGTGGGACAGGGCTCCATGGATCTTAATTGGCAGGTCAAACGGGTTCAGTTTCTAAGCAAGACGGTCGGAGTTTGCAATGCCGACAGCTAGCCTGGAATCAGAGTCAAGCCAGACCCTTCCCTCCTTATACCTCACCAGCAAGGTGAGCACCAGCTGCTGGTTTACTCCTTTAGTATGGAATCAGCAGAGCTGCCCCTGGACCGCACAGGAACAGATCCGCAATCAGGAACGGGCCCTTCCTGCACATGGTTCCTTTGAAATACAACTGCCCCATCAACTCAGCCACCGGCATCCAGATCCACCTCTGAAGGGCTGGTCACTGCTGGGAACCgatccatccaaggatggctccatcctcttcccttccccctcccagtgctCTGTGGGTATCAGTTCGGCCATGATGTGCTAGCCTAGGCCAGGGAGCCCCACACTTGAAGTCACGGGCTTCAGATCCTCCAAGCAGAACCATTCTGTAGCCCAAATTTTAAAATCCTCCAACACTTGCAGCTTCCCTAGCCTGGGGTGTTTTCGCTTGCGGTCTCAGTGCAGAGCTTTGCCATGCACAGATCAGCTGCTGGGGCTCCACCTCAGAGGTGGTTGCCTTTCAGTGGCAGGTGCAGGGACGCTGGTACACCCAACACAGCCCTACGTGAGGTGGGTGGCATAGAGCTCCTATTGCTTGAATTCTCTACTCACCCCTTGTAGAAAGCCATGGGCCCCTCCTTCCTCAGCATGGTGAGGGCACAGCTGACGGCACTTCCATAGTGGCCGGGGGCAGAGTTCATGTATCTGGTCTTCACTACATCGACGGGGGAAGCAATGAGCGTGGTGCAGAAGCCAGCCCCAAAGGCAGAGGTGAAGTGACACGGGAGGTtatctgccagacaggagaggggACGGGCACCTGAGCATGCATGTCAGTAACCTGGCCCACAGCTGCTCGTGGGCTAATCTAGCACCACTATTGCCAAAGTGCTCACTAGGGGACAACACACAGCGTCAGGCCAGGCAGcacaccctgaccccctccctccTGGTGCAGTTCCACAGGACTTTCTGGGAGCCTGTCCAGGAGGCAGGCAGCCCTGCATGTCAGGTGTAAAGCTCTATGGGATCTCCCAGCAGGCCAGGCTAGAGCCAATGATCTGCTGCTAACTAGATCCACCTGCCATTGCCCCCCGCATGGCAGCCAAGGACTGGCTCCACTAGCCCCTTGGGGCCTGGGAATATTTCTCCTCACTCCACCCTCtgagccagcagcagcccctctttTCCAGCTGTGCAGGGGAGAATAAGCCAGGCATCTCTTCTGGCCAATGCAATAGGAGATGGGTGGGTCATTCCAGCCGTGCAATATTTACAGTGCCTGAGTAAAGCCGGCTGATTTCCAGCGATTGTTCAGGGCAGGCAGGAACGCGCTAGCAGATGTTACTTTGGCATGACTTCCCACATCTCACTTAGGACTGTCGCAATCTCCCTTTTTAAGATTGGGAGCCCACGTTCTCAGTCAGAATTGGGTCCGTCCCTATCTAGCCCTGGATGGCCTTTAGCCCCCTCACCGCCCGGTGAAGTCTGAACTGAGAGCACTCAATCAGACACAAGGTCAGCATCCTGCACTGGCGAGCCGGAGTTTTAAGGGACCCTGCTGAAGCAGGCCTGACACCCACCGGTCATGAGGTTGTATTTGAGCAGCATGTCCTTGATCAGGTCATAGGTCACCAATTCCGTGCAATTCACAATCGCGTTACGGGCCACGTTGGGGGATGTTCCTGTAGAACAAGGAAAAAAGTTGTCAGCGAAACTGATGctctgggtacgtctacattgtGTAAGCTCACGGCAGCAAGACGCAGAGCCCAGGCCACCTGACTCAGGCAACAGGGCTAAAAACAGCCGTGTAAATGCTcctggggtgaccagacagcaagtgtgaaaaatcggggggaggtaataggagcctatataagaaaaaggccaaaaaatcgggactgtccctataaaatcaggacatctggtcaccctaaaaactCCTGCTCGAGCTCTGAAACCCAGCgggacgtctacactgctatttgtagctCCGTAGCGCATGCcccagtcagttgacccaggctctgagacttgctgccgcaGGGTTTTTGGGTAGTGTAGCTGAACTGGGTGTTGGTTTAGAACCACCCCCTCCCACGGAGGGTTCGGGAACCACACAAACCTTTCCACAGCCCTTTGAGTCCCTCCTCCTTGGCAATGGTCTTATAGGCATCCATAGTCCCCTGGTATCGCCTGCCACCCTCCACTCGGGCCTGGGCCTGGAACCGCACTTTCACCACGTCCGTTGGCTGGGCAACGGCCACAGCCATCGCTCCGGTGGTACAGCCAGCCAGGAGGCGGCTACCGATGCCGGCACCTAGCGAAGAGAGCAGGGAAGAGAGTGAGAGGCCAGAAAGGAAGGTCAAGTTAACCCAGGGGAGCTGCTGACTCTACAGGGTTTAGCTTCTGTCCTGGGTCCACACAGGGCCCCCAGTCAGTGCTCTGTATCTGAGCCCCTTGCAATCTAGTGTCACCtcgcaacacccctgtgagatgggGCAGGGCTGTTACCCAGTGGGCAGATGTCACAGAGCCTGGAGCAGAAAGAGGAACTGAACACTGGTCTCCCATGGCCCAGACTAGccctctaaccactgggccatgctTCCTCTCCACCCTTTCCTAGCCTGCTCTACCCCCAGGAGTGGAGTCCCTTgagtactgttatccccattaACTGAGAAACAGAAGCAGAGGCGGGGTTAAGTGACTCACCCCAATGCCACAGAACAGCTCCCAAACCTCCTACTTCCCTGGGCCTTACCCACAAAGGCCATCCTTCCCCTCAGGATGTTGGAGCTACACCCAACCCTCACGTAGCGACTGCTGCCGCCACCACGAGCGGCCGTGTGCACAGCTGAGCCTCTACACGGCTCCATTATTGGCTGTCTAGAACAGTGCCTGTAAATACACAGGCCTCTCTTGGGATC
This genomic window contains:
- the UCP2 gene encoding dicarboxylate carrier SLC25A8; this encodes MVGFKPTDVPPTATVKFLGAGTAACIADLITFPLDTAKVRLQIQGETKSAANTKAAQYKGVFGTIATMVKTEGPTSLYNGLVAGLQRQMSFASVRIGLYDSVKQFYTRGSERAGIGSRLLAGCTTGAMAVAVAQPTDVVKVRFQAQARVEGGRRYQGTMDAYKTIAKEEGLKGLWKGTSPNVARNAIVNCTELVTYDLIKDMLLKYNLMTDNLPCHFTSAFGAGFCTTLIASPVDVVKTRYMNSAPGHYGSAVSCALTMLRKEGPMAFYKGFMPSFLRLGSWNVVMFVTYEQLKRAMMAARGSWEAPF